From Nicotiana tabacum cultivar K326 chromosome 22, ASM71507v2, whole genome shotgun sequence, one genomic window encodes:
- the LOC142175982 gene encoding uncharacterized protein LOC142175982, translating to MCGGGGLVRNNQGIVIFAYSIPLGPGTSNFAEAATVLIGIKWCATNGYGLSLGETDSMLLTKCIRREWKVPWKIESIITEIQDIVEEHGFVINHCFREANKPADKLASLSHISNIIHVFNSFVDFPNQVKGLVNMDRWDIPSFRIKIAKPGHVIHDLP from the coding sequence ATGTGTGGAGGTGGAGGCCTGGTCAGGAATAATCAAGGAATAGTTATTTTTGCCTACTCTATTCCCCTAGGACCAGGAACTAGCAATTTTGCAGAAGCAGCAACAGTGCTCATTGGAATCAAGTGGTGTGCAACAAATGGCTATGGACTATCCTTAGGAGAAACAGATTCAATGCTCCTTACAAAATGCATCAGAAGAGAGTGGAAAGTCCCGTGGAAGATAGAGAGCATCATCACAGAGATTCAGGATATAGTTGAAGAGCATGGATTTGTTATCAACCATTGTTTCAGAGAAGCAAACAAGCCTGCAGATAAACTAGCAAGTCTCAGCCACATTAGCAATATAATTCATGTCTTCAACTCTTTTGTTGACTTCCCTAATCAAGTCAAAGGACTCGTCAACATGGATAGATGGGATATACCATCCTTTAGGATCAAAATAGCCAAACCAGGGCATGTCATACATGACCTGCCATAG